In the Nitratiruptor sp. YY09-18 genome, CTTATAAAGGTACAAAAGTAGAAGTAGAGGAGTTTATCTTCCATCCAACGCAAATTTATGGACAGCTTTATGTTGTCAAAAAAGATCCTATCGAAGATATTAATGTGTTGCAAAAGGTTGATTTTGGCGGAAGAGTGCTCGCTGGCACCGACTTTATTGTAGATGATTTTGAAGAGAACTAGAGGGCTATATCCCCTCTAGGAGAATACTCCACAAAACTTCGATCTCCTTATCACTTAGAAATTGCGTATCAAAATGCTCAAAGAGATAGTGAATTCTCTCTTTATTAAAAGGTTCTTGTGCGATACAGCTTGGATGAGCTGGTAAAAAAGATCTCGCAAGAGCTGGATTATTAACTTTTTTTTCACATACAAAGCAGACAAAATCTTTGTGCAGTCGTCCCTCATGTGCCAAAAGTTTACAATACTCCTCTATGATTGCTCTTTTTGGTTCTTGGCGTTCAAGTTTTTTACATATGCGATCACAAAGAGTAAAATAGAAACTATCGACACTCTCAAGTTCTCTTAGATGTTGGTACAAAAGACGAATAAACTGTTGCCATACCATATGCTTGTAGATATTTTTGAGCCATGGAAAACCAAGATGGGTGATATGGCGCAGTTTTGGTAAATAGCCTATTTGATACTCTATCTCAAAATCGATTTTATAACCTAGATTTATGGTGCTGTGCCTTGCTCCATAGAAGCGATAGAGAGTGTAGTGGTGTGAAGATGTGAGCACATTGACGATGAGGTCTTCATTTTTTACTTTTGTTACATTTATTATGAAACCCTGCATAAGAGGCTCTTTGTAAGTAGTTTTTAACAAAAAAGTCGATAAAATACTTTACTTATACTAAAAGAAGTATTAAAATTGGTTTAAATAGCCTCAAAGAAAGGGTGGATATATGGATCTATTGACAAGCTACAAAGACAACTGTGGGTTTGGACTCCTCGCGAGTATAGAAAACAAGCCCTCTCACCAGAATGTAGAAGATGCTATTACTTCACTTGAACGCATGATGCACAGAGGTGCAATTGCTGCAGATGGGAAAAGTGGTGATGGTAGTGGACTTTTGTTTTCTATGCCTCACAAATTTTTCAAAAAGGTTGCTGAGCAAGATGGGTTTGTGCTTCCAGACCTCTATGCAGTTGCGATGGTTTTTTATAAAGATGAGAAAAATCTTGAAGTGATCAAAGAGTACTGTATCAAAAACGATCTCAAAGTCCTCCATATCCGTCCTGTTCCTATCAATACAGAAGCTTTGGGAGAGCTAGCGAAGCAGACGCTGCCAAATATTGTGCAGATTTTTGTAACACCCAACTCTCTCATAGCCACAAAGAGATTTGATGCTCTTTTATATCTGACAAGACGTGAAATTGAGAAGGCATTGGAGAGTGATGAGGATTTTTACATCCCATCATTTTCTAGTAAAACCATAGCCTACAAAGGCTTGGTGATGCCAACATATATTAAAATGTTCTATCCGGATCTCCAAGATGAGGATTTTGAGGCAAGTTTTGCACTCTTTCACCAGCGCTTCTCTACAAATACATTGCCAAAGTGGAAACTAGCTCAACCATTTCGTATGATTGCCCACAACGGTGAGATCAACTCTGTCACTGCCAACCGCTATAATGTCTATGCAAAATGTGAATCGATCAAGAGTGAAGTATTTAGCGATGAAGAGCTTGAGCGCATCCTTCCACCCCTTGAGCCTGAGGCGAGTGATAGTAAGAGTCTTGATAACTTCTTTGAATTTTTGATTGTTAATGGTGTAGAGTTTTTCAAAGCAGCCCGTGCTCTTATCCCTGCACCATGGCAAAATGCTCCACATATGGATGCAGAGCTTCGCGCATATTACGAGTATACAAGTACATGTTTTGAAGCGTGGGATGGACCAGCTGCGGTAAGTTTGACTGATGGGAGATATATCGGCTGCGTGCTTGATAGAAACGGATTGCGCCCTGCTAAATATATCATCACAAAAGATAAGCGACTCATAATTGCTAGTGAGTATGGGATTCTTGGAGTGCCAGAAGAGAATATCGTAGAGCGTGGTCGCTTGCAAAGTGGTGAGATGATCGCACTCGATCTCAAATATGGAATCATTCTTAAAAATGAAGATATCAATGATTACCTCAAAAACTCCAACCCATATAGCGAGTGGCTCAATGAGCATATGGTCTATCTCCAAGAGCATATTGATGCACCATTTAGCAATCTCAACGAGTATCAGATAGATGATATTGTTCATAAGCAGCGTTACTACAACTACACCCATGAGCTCATCGAGCAAGTGATAGAGCCAATGATCAAAGAGGGTAAAGAGGCAGTAGGAAGTATGGGTGATGATACTCCTATGGCTGCTTTTAGTGACAAACAGCGTAATTTCACTGACTTTTTCAAGCAAAAATTTGCCCAAGTTACCAACCCCCCAATAGATCCAATCCGCGAAAAGATTGTCATGAGTCTCAATACCGGTTTTGGTGAAATTCACAATATCTTAGATGAGGATCCAAGCCACGCTATCAGACTCAAAGCTGTCTCTCCGATATTGATTAAAGAGAAGATGGATGTACTCCTCTCTTATGGAGATCCCAAACATCCTCGCTACCAAGAGTGTTACAAAAATAGAATTTTCTCTACATCTTTTGAAAAAGACCTCAAGGGTTCGCTAGAAAAGCTCACTGACGAGATTGTAAGGAGTGTCAAAGAGGATGGTGTGCGCATTATCGTTCTGGATGACAGAGAACTCAGCCCTCACAAAAAGACTATACCTATGGCGATGGTTATAGGGCGCCTGAATAAGAAGCTCCTTGATGCAAAAGTGCGCCACCTTGTTTCAATAGTTGCAGCAACTGCTGAAGTACAAGATTCTCATTCTGCTGCTGTTATGATCGCATATGGAGCGAGTGCGGTCTATCCATATCTGCTTTTTGCTACCGTGTATGAGAGACTCAAAAAACAAAATCTCACACAGTTTGAGCTCAAAAACAGATTTAAAAATGTCTTTAATGCTCTCAATGGTGGATTCTTGAAGATTATGTCCAAAATGGGCATCTCTACAATCGCCTCATACAGAAACTCAGCACTTTTTGATGTATTGGGCCTGAGTGAAGAGATTGTTAATGAGTGCTTCCATGGAAGTGTAGGACTTTTACCAGGTCTTACATATGAAGATATCGAGCAAAGACTTGAACGCTACCACAAAGATGCTTTCGAGATCGATATAGAGCGCCATATTTTCCCTCTCAAAGTTGGTGGTTATTATAAATATATCGATGGAAGCGAGTATCACGACTTTAACCCAAATGTTGTGAATAAAATTCATGAAGTCTCCATCACTGGGAATCCAAACGATTATGAACAGCTCAAAAAGATGATCCATGATAGAGGGTATCGCTTCATTAGAGATTTTCTTGAATTTCACAGTGATCGCAAACCTGTCAGTATCGATCAAGTAGAGCCTGTTGAAAATATCTTTAAGCGCTTTGATAGTGCGGCTATGAGTCTTGGTTCAATTAGCCCTGAAGCTCATGAGTGTATCGCTGAAGCAATGAATACAATCGGTGCGAAGAGCAACTCTGGTGAGGGTGGCGAAGATGAAAAACGCTTTGGTACTATTAAAAATTCAAAAATCAAACAAGTAGCAAGCGGACGTTTTGGTGTAACTCCTGCATATCTAAGAAGTGCTGAAGAGATTCAGATCAAGATCGCTCAAGGTGCAAAACCAGGTGAAGGTGGACAGCTTCCAGGTCACAAAGTGACTGCACTTATTGCAAAACTGCGCCATACTATGCCGGGAGTTACTCTCATCTCTCCTCCGCCACACCACGATATCTACTCTATTGAAGATCTTGCACAGCTTATCTTTGACCTTAAACAAGTCAACCCTGATGCAAGGGTCGCTGTAAAGCTTGTTTCCACTGCAGGTGTTGGAACCATTGCTACAGGTGTGGCAAAAGCCTATGCTGATAAGATTATCATCAGCGGTGGTGATGGGGGAACAGGTGCTGCGCCTCTTACATCTATCAAATTTGCTGGTAACCCTTGGGAACTTGGACTTACTGAAGCACATAATGCACTCAAAGCAAACCACCTCAGAGAGTTTGTAGAGTTGCAAACTGACGGTGGTCTCAAAACAGGTCTCGATGTAGTCAAAGCTGCAATTATGGGCGCAGAGAGCTATGCATTTGGTACAGGGGTGCTCACAATTATTGGATGTAAGATTCTAAGAGTCTGCCACCTCAACAGATGTACAGTAGGAATTGCAACACAAAATGAGTTTTTGCGCGAGCATTATGTGGGAACAGTCGATAGACTTATCAACTATTTCACACTAGTAGCTGAGGATGTGCGTAAGATCTTGGCTGAGCTAGGATATACAAGACTTGAAGATATTATAGGTCGCGTAGATCTGTTGAGAGTAGTAGAGAATGAACTGGCAAAGAAGTTTGACTTTAGTTCAGTGCTGCGCAGACTTGATGGCGTCGATACTTGCCAAATTCCATCAAATGAGCCTTTTGATAACAATGAATTTGAAAAAGAGGTACTCAAAGAGGTGTTTCCAGCTATCGAAAATCCTCAGCAAAATGTGATTGTAAATAAGAAGATTAGCAATATCAATAGAAGCTTTGGTGCTCGCATCAGTGGTGAGATCGCTAAATATTACGGCGATGCTGGGCTCAAAGATGGTGCAATTACGATCAATCTTGCAGGAGTTGCAGGGCAGAGTCTTGGAGCATTCCTCATCAATGGCGTAACGATCAATCTTGTAGGTGCAGCAAATGACTATGTGGGCAAAGGTATGAATGGTGGTAAGATTGTCATTACTTCAAAATTGCAGCATGAGCGATTTAGCTTAGCAGGTAATACATGTCTCTATGGTGCTACAGGTGGTACACTCTTTGTAGCTGGAGAAGTGGGAGAACGCTTTGCAGTGCGAAATTCTGGCGCTTTGGCAGTTGTAGAAGGTACCGGAGATCATGCTTGTGAATATATGACTGGCGGTATTGTGGTAATTCTAGGCAAAACAGGTATCAACTTTGGAGCGGGTATGACTGGTGGTTTGTCATTTGTATATGATGAGGATCACACATTCATCGAAAAGATTAACCAAGAGCTCATAGAGGCTAGACGCATTGATATCGATGATTTTGATGAAGCACGCCACTACCTTAAACGACTCTTGCGAACTTTCTACGATGAAACAGGCAGCCAAAAAGCTAAAGATATTTTAGATAACTTTAGAATGGAAATAAGGAATTTCTGGATGGTACGCCCTAAAGAACTGCGTAAAGTTCCTTTGAACTTAGAGGAAGGGGAATAAGATGCAAAACTTTATATTCAATGAACGAATAGAGCCTAAAAAGCGTGCAGTCAATGAGCGAATAAAAGATTTTCGTGAAATTTATGAGATTTACAATCCCAATGAGGCCTCTGTACAGGCAGACAGGTGTGTGCAGTGTGGTGATCCGTATTGTCACAACTCATGTCCGCTGCACAACTTCATCCCTCACTGGCTCAAAACTGTTGCAGAAAAGGATCTTGAATTAGCTTTTAAAATCAGTAACGAGTCTTCCCCTTTTCCTGAAATTATGGGGAGAGTGTGTCCACAAGATAGACTTTGTGAAGGAGCATGTACCCTCAATGAAGGGTATGGTGCTATTACTATTGGTGCGATAGAGACATTTATTAGTGAAGAGGGATTCAAAAAAGGGCTTCGTCCAGAATTTTGCTCTAAAAAGACAGGAAAAAAGGTAGCTATTATTGGAAGTGGACCGGCAGGACTAAGTTGTGCGACATATCTTTTGCGCGAGGGAATTGAACCGCATGTCTATGAGAGAGCTGATAGAGCAGGTGGTCTTTTGACATATGGTATCCCAAACTTTAAACTAGATAAGAAGGTTATCCAGCGCCGTATAGACTGGCTCATGGAGGCTGGTATGAAACTCAATCTAGGTATTGAAGTTGGCAAAAATATAGAGTTTGAAGAGCTATTGGAAAATTTTGATGCAATATTTATCGGCATTGGAGCAACAAAACCACGACGAGCTGGCATTCCTGGAGAAAATGCAAAAGGTGCGTTTATGGCGATGGATTTCTTGACAAATGTGCAACGTAAAGTCTTTGGCGATAGCTATGATAAAGATAAAGAGGTAAAAGATAAGCGTGTAATCGTCATCGGTGGTGGTGATACTGCGATGGACTGTGTGCGTACAAGTATTCGTGAAGGAGCTGCGAAGGCAATCTGTGCATACAGACGTGATGCAGCAAGCATGCCAGGAAGCCGTAAAGAGGTAAAAAATGCACAAGAAGAGGGTGCAGAGTTTATCTACAACGTAGCTCCTACGCAAATTCTCACTGATGATGAGGGAAGAGTAAGAGGTGTAGAGTTTGTCAAAACAATCTCTACAACGACAAAAGATGGCAGCAGAAAGCTTGAGATTGTCAAAAACAGTGAATTTACACTTGATGCAGATGTGGTAATTTTTGCTCTTGGATTTGAAAATACTCCGTTAGAGTTCCTTGCAAAGCATGGAATTGAGACAAATGAGTGGGGAGCAATCAAAATAGATAGCAACTATGAGACTACAAAACCTGGTGTCTTTGCAGGGGGAGATTGTTATAGAGGAGCACACTTGGTAGTTACAGCTGCATATGATGGACGTGAGGCTGCAAAAGCAATCCGCCGAAAACTCTTGGGATAAGATGCAAGAGCTATTTTACGACATAAAAGAGTGTGCACAGCAGATCTACAAAACAATCAAATTTGATATGCATGATAGCTTCTATGAGTATATGGGACAAGGAGTGGGAGGAGATCTCTCCTCCAAAATTGACCTCTTTGCTGAGCAGATATTTATAGATAGACTCCAAAAATATGGCAAGATTATCTCTGAAGAGGCTGGTGAAGTGGGAGAGGGCAAAGATCTTCTCATCATTGATCCTATTGATGGGAGTGACAATCTCCTCTCCTCATTTCCCTATTACGGATCTTCTGTTGCTATGCAAAGAGATGGCAAAACGCTCTTTTCTTTCATAGTCAACTATGCTAATGGGGATTTTTATGTCAAATGGGAGGATTTTTTCAAAAAAGGCTCCCTCTTGCACGATAACCTCAAAGATATCCGTACCAATTACTTTGCAAAAATTGGTCTTTTTGAGAAGGCCTATGCCAATCCTAAAATAGTAAAAAAACTTAAACAAAATAGCTATAAATTTCGCAGTCCTGGTGCAGTTGCCCTCTCTTTGGCATATGCGCACTATGTGAAATTTGTAATTTTTATTGGTAAAATAAGAGCATATGATGTTGAAGCTGGTCTTCATCAGTGTGAAGATCTCTTTATATATAACGATGATACGACAATAATAGTGGCAAAAGAGCGAGAGGTTTTTGCGAAACTATTAGAAATTGTCGGTAAAGGATAAAGTGTGGGACTCAGTGATCTATTTAAAATCAGACGTTCGCAACCAAGTACAGCAGAGCAGCCGAGCCACTGGGTGAAATGTCCTAAGTGTAACGCTTTGATGTATTATAAAGAGGTGCAAAATAGATACAATGTCTGCCCAAAATGTGGCTACCATTTTCGTATTGGAGCACAGGAACGTATCAATATCTTATGCGATAAGGGAACATTTGTAGAGTATGATGCCAATTTAGAACCAGTTGATCCATTGAAGTTTGTGGATAAAAAGAGCTATAAAAAGCGTGTAGAGGAAGGGAAGAAAAAGACAGGAAGAGCCAGCTCCGCAATCAGTGGAGAGTGTCAAATAGATGGAGTCCCAACCCAAATTGTTGTCTTTGATTTTGCATTTATGGGTGGAAGTTTGGGCTCAGTAGAAGGTGAGAAGATTGTCAGAGCTGTACAAAGAGCAATCGACAAACGTCAACCCCTCGTGATTGTGAGCGCAAGTGGGGGTGCGAGAATGCAAGAGAGTACTTTTAGCCTCATGCAGATGAGCAAAACTTGTGCAGCACTTGCAAAGCTCGCTGATCATAAGCTTCCATATATTTCTGTCCTAACTGATCCTACGATGGGTGGAGTGAGTGCCTCTTTTGCGATGATTGGTGATATTATTATGGCCGAACCCGGTGCACTGATAGGATTTGCAGGCCAGCGTGTCATCAAGCAAACCATTGGCGCAGATCTGCCTGAAGGGTTTCAAAGAAGTGAGTTTTTGCTCGAACATGGACTCATTGATATGATAGTAGAGCGTCCAAGCATGAAGCAGACAATTGCGGATCTTTTAAGATTGCTGCATGCTCAAAGGTGATAAAATCTATGCGCTATGCGATTATGATATGTTGCAGCGCTACTCTTTGAGTCTCGAAGAGTTTGTAGTCATTGCCAAAAAATTTGATGCACAAGTTTTGCAGTATCGTGACAAAAATGGCTCTTTTGAGCGTAAACAGCAAAATCTCCAAAAGCTTCGCTCTTTATGGCCCAAAACTCTCATAATCAATGATGAGATAGGGCTAGTGCAGTTTTGCGATGGACTCCATATTGGTCAAGAGGATCTTGCAGTATTGATGAAGAGTTTTGGAATAGAGAGCAAAGCATTAGGAGTTGTGACTCTGCGCAAAATGATCGGTAAAAAGATCATAGGTCTCTCTACACACAATTCCCAGGAGGTTGTCGAAGCAAATAGTTTGGAAATTGACTATATTGGACTTGGTGCTTATAGGATCTCTCAGACCAAGGATGTTGCCGCTGCTTTGGGTGAGCGCCTTACATCCATTGCAGCACTCTCACGACACCCGGTAGCAGCGATTGGAGGAGTGAGACTCTTTGATCATATTCCACATGCGACATATAAAGCTATAGGTAGTGATCTTGTGATAAAAGCATTGACATATGCATAAGATATTTGTCTACTCTATTGGCAAAAAAGATGAGCCACATATGCAAAAACTCTATGAAGAGCTTATCAAAAATGCGAAAAAATATGCTACTATAAAGGTAGTTAATATTTATAATAAAAAGATCAATCAAGCGCAAAGTGCAGAGAGTGCGCAAAAGGTCTATACCAAAGCTTTAGAGCCATATATTTTGAATGATGGGCTCAATATTGCTCTGCATCCAGATGCAAAAGAGCCTGATAGTTATGCATTTAGTAAAATACTCCAAGAGAGTGCGAAGATCGCTTTCTTTATAGGTGGTGCCTATGGATTTGAGGAGAGATTTTTAAAAATGTGTGATAAGAGTTTGAGTCTTAGTAGACTCACAATGAGCCATAAAATAGCAAAGGCTGTGCTTTTGGAGCAGATTTTTCGAGGGCTATCCCTCATTCATAATCATCCATACCATAAATAGGAGCTAAGATGCGACTCAATAAATATATTTTCTTTAGTATCCTCTTGATGCTTATAATTGGAGGATTTGTCTATTCGCAAATTGATGCTAAGTATACTTTTAATCTTTTTGGAATTCCTATTACATTACCGGTAGCAGTTTGGATAGTTGTACCAATGTTTATTATGTTTTTGGCATCTTTTTTCCATATGGCATATTACTCTTTCATAAATTTTATGGTGTTAAAACGCTACAAGAAAGATTATGATATTTTAGTCAAATCTTTTGCAAATGCGCTATTGCGTGAACCAAAAATCAATAAATATAAATCGACTGAAGCTAAAAACCTTGGAAACATCACAGATCACTCACATATTATTCCTCAAGATTTTCGTATTGAGACAAAAGATGAGAGACTCAAGAGAGCTCTTGATTATGTCAAAGATATAACAAATGGAATCTATGTTGATATTTCAAACTATACCCTCTCCCCATCAAATCCTCTCACGGTGCAAAATATCAAAAATCGTCTCAAAGAGGAGCCAACTTATAGCGGAGTAGTGCTTAAAAACTGTGATGAATATCCCAAGGAGCTGTGTAAAGAAGCGCTGCAAGTATATATGGGATTTAGTGAAGTGAGCAAGATTAAAGAGTATGCAAAGATCTTTGATTTTTC is a window encoding:
- the recO gene encoding recombination protein RecO translates to MQGFIINVTKVKNEDLIVNVLTSSHHYTLYRFYGARHSTINLGYKIDFEIEYQIGYLPKLRHITHLGFPWLKNIYKHMVWQQFIRLLYQHLRELESVDSFYFTLCDRICKKLERQEPKRAIIEEYCKLLAHEGRLHKDFVCFVCEKKVNNPALARSFLPAHPSCIAQEPFNKERIHYLFEHFDTQFLSDKEIEVLWSILLEGI
- the gltB gene encoding glutamate synthase large subunit, translated to MDLLTSYKDNCGFGLLASIENKPSHQNVEDAITSLERMMHRGAIAADGKSGDGSGLLFSMPHKFFKKVAEQDGFVLPDLYAVAMVFYKDEKNLEVIKEYCIKNDLKVLHIRPVPINTEALGELAKQTLPNIVQIFVTPNSLIATKRFDALLYLTRREIEKALESDEDFYIPSFSSKTIAYKGLVMPTYIKMFYPDLQDEDFEASFALFHQRFSTNTLPKWKLAQPFRMIAHNGEINSVTANRYNVYAKCESIKSEVFSDEELERILPPLEPEASDSKSLDNFFEFLIVNGVEFFKAARALIPAPWQNAPHMDAELRAYYEYTSTCFEAWDGPAAVSLTDGRYIGCVLDRNGLRPAKYIITKDKRLIIASEYGILGVPEENIVERGRLQSGEMIALDLKYGIILKNEDINDYLKNSNPYSEWLNEHMVYLQEHIDAPFSNLNEYQIDDIVHKQRYYNYTHELIEQVIEPMIKEGKEAVGSMGDDTPMAAFSDKQRNFTDFFKQKFAQVTNPPIDPIREKIVMSLNTGFGEIHNILDEDPSHAIRLKAVSPILIKEKMDVLLSYGDPKHPRYQECYKNRIFSTSFEKDLKGSLEKLTDEIVRSVKEDGVRIIVLDDRELSPHKKTIPMAMVIGRLNKKLLDAKVRHLVSIVAATAEVQDSHSAAVMIAYGASAVYPYLLFATVYERLKKQNLTQFELKNRFKNVFNALNGGFLKIMSKMGISTIASYRNSALFDVLGLSEEIVNECFHGSVGLLPGLTYEDIEQRLERYHKDAFEIDIERHIFPLKVGGYYKYIDGSEYHDFNPNVVNKIHEVSITGNPNDYEQLKKMIHDRGYRFIRDFLEFHSDRKPVSIDQVEPVENIFKRFDSAAMSLGSISPEAHECIAEAMNTIGAKSNSGEGGEDEKRFGTIKNSKIKQVASGRFGVTPAYLRSAEEIQIKIAQGAKPGEGGQLPGHKVTALIAKLRHTMPGVTLISPPPHHDIYSIEDLAQLIFDLKQVNPDARVAVKLVSTAGVGTIATGVAKAYADKIIISGGDGGTGAAPLTSIKFAGNPWELGLTEAHNALKANHLREFVELQTDGGLKTGLDVVKAAIMGAESYAFGTGVLTIIGCKILRVCHLNRCTVGIATQNEFLREHYVGTVDRLINYFTLVAEDVRKILAELGYTRLEDIIGRVDLLRVVENELAKKFDFSSVLRRLDGVDTCQIPSNEPFDNNEFEKEVLKEVFPAIENPQQNVIVNKKISNINRSFGARISGEIAKYYGDAGLKDGAITINLAGVAGQSLGAFLINGVTINLVGAANDYVGKGMNGGKIVITSKLQHERFSLAGNTCLYGATGGTLFVAGEVGERFAVRNSGALAVVEGTGDHACEYMTGGIVVILGKTGINFGAGMTGGLSFVYDEDHTFIEKINQELIEARRIDIDDFDEARHYLKRLLRTFYDETGSQKAKDILDNFRMEIRNFWMVRPKELRKVPLNLEEGE
- a CDS encoding glutamate synthase subunit beta, translating into MQNFIFNERIEPKKRAVNERIKDFREIYEIYNPNEASVQADRCVQCGDPYCHNSCPLHNFIPHWLKTVAEKDLELAFKISNESSPFPEIMGRVCPQDRLCEGACTLNEGYGAITIGAIETFISEEGFKKGLRPEFCSKKTGKKVAIIGSGPAGLSCATYLLREGIEPHVYERADRAGGLLTYGIPNFKLDKKVIQRRIDWLMEAGMKLNLGIEVGKNIEFEELLENFDAIFIGIGATKPRRAGIPGENAKGAFMAMDFLTNVQRKVFGDSYDKDKEVKDKRVIVIGGGDTAMDCVRTSIREGAAKAICAYRRDAASMPGSRKEVKNAQEEGAEFIYNVAPTQILTDDEGRVRGVEFVKTISTTTKDGSRKLEIVKNSEFTLDADVVIFALGFENTPLEFLAKHGIETNEWGAIKIDSNYETTKPGVFAGGDCYRGAHLVVTAAYDGREAAKAIRRKLLG
- a CDS encoding inositol monophosphatase family protein — encoded protein: MQELFYDIKECAQQIYKTIKFDMHDSFYEYMGQGVGGDLSSKIDLFAEQIFIDRLQKYGKIISEEAGEVGEGKDLLIIDPIDGSDNLLSSFPYYGSSVAMQRDGKTLFSFIVNYANGDFYVKWEDFFKKGSLLHDNLKDIRTNYFAKIGLFEKAYANPKIVKKLKQNSYKFRSPGAVALSLAYAHYVKFVIFIGKIRAYDVEAGLHQCEDLFIYNDDTTIIVAKEREVFAKLLEIVGKG
- the accD gene encoding acetyl-CoA carboxylase, carboxyltransferase subunit beta; translation: MGLSDLFKIRRSQPSTAEQPSHWVKCPKCNALMYYKEVQNRYNVCPKCGYHFRIGAQERINILCDKGTFVEYDANLEPVDPLKFVDKKSYKKRVEEGKKKTGRASSAISGECQIDGVPTQIVVFDFAFMGGSLGSVEGEKIVRAVQRAIDKRQPLVIVSASGGARMQESTFSLMQMSKTCAALAKLADHKLPYISVLTDPTMGGVSASFAMIGDIIMAEPGALIGFAGQRVIKQTIGADLPEGFQRSEFLLEHGLIDMIVERPSMKQTIADLLRLLHAQR
- a CDS encoding thiamine phosphate synthase, which codes for MLKGDKIYALCDYDMLQRYSLSLEEFVVIAKKFDAQVLQYRDKNGSFERKQQNLQKLRSLWPKTLIINDEIGLVQFCDGLHIGQEDLAVLMKSFGIESKALGVVTLRKMIGKKIIGLSTHNSQEVVEANSLEIDYIGLGAYRISQTKDVAAALGERLTSIAALSRHPVAAIGGVRLFDHIPHATYKAIGSDLVIKALTYA
- a CDS encoding 23S rRNA (pseudouridine(1915)-N(3))-methyltransferase RlmH; this encodes MHKIFVYSIGKKDEPHMQKLYEELIKNAKKYATIKVVNIYNKKINQAQSAESAQKVYTKALEPYILNDGLNIALHPDAKEPDSYAFSKILQESAKIAFFIGGAYGFEERFLKMCDKSLSLSRLTMSHKIAKAVLLEQIFRGLSLIHNHPYHK